The sequence TTTTATACTGTGTGATTATATGAGTATTACTGATTTTAGTTGGCTCTAGGACTGAGAAAAGATTATGTGGCTTTCCGGTGTTAGTTTCAGTATTGTTGACTTGAGCCTCGTGTAACAGTTTGTGCTGATTTGGTGCGCGGCGCCAAGGACAAAAAGCTCCGGGTCAAGGGACCTGTTAGAATGCCCACCAAGGTTCTTCATATCACAACTAGGAAGTCTCCATGTGGTGAAGGTATTAAATTTTTCACAAGAGTTTAATCTTTTCAAATTCTTTTATGTGGGTATTTCTTTTTTGTATTCATGATATTGAAATAGTTTGTTATTAAAATATGGTTAAACTATGTTCCAAGATGTTATTTCTACAATAGTTTGCAGGAAGGTTTTATTGTCTCACTTTTTCCAAAGGAACATAAGttgatttattcaatttttgTGTATTCGTAAAATGTAAATATCTTCACTGGGTCTGGGCAGCCAAGAAATATTGAACCATTTGTATGATGTAGACTGTTTGTTTGATATTTTACTCTTTCAATACATTGCCATTTAGTTACTTCAACATATATTTCCCGAAACTGATGTACTGTTTTGATATCTTTTCCTATCTGAATATTGTTACTTAGGTACCAATACATGGGATAGATTTGAGCTCCGGGTTCACAAGCGAGTAATCGACCTTTTCAGCTCCCCAGATGTTGTTAAGCAGATCACCTCAATAACCATCGAACCTGGTGTAGAGGTTGAGGTTACCATTGCTGATTCTTAGACACCTCCCATGGCCTGTACCATTTTGCCAATTCTGTTTTTAATACATGCAATCAGTACTGGTTTATTCGTTCAgattttaaaaactttaaacCATGTTTGGGTATGACGACTTAAGATATGTAGCATGGTTTCTTTTTTTCACTATTTCAATTTTGGATGTCCAACTATTGATGACATGGAATGTGATAATTTCCCAATTTGTCTTGAATAGTTTCTAGCTTATGAGTAATGAACTTTGGTGCACAAATTGTCGGGATATCGAATTCCTCGCTTTGTAAGTTTTCTAAACTTGGAAAATGTCGAATAATTGCTCTAATGTTGAAATCACTCGTCTTGTTTTTCTTTAAACACGTCCGAGGAACCTAGCTGATAATATCGAAAATGCGAATAATAGCTCGTGTTAAGTTACCGGTTATCTTTGTATGTTCCCCTTTATTCTTTCTGTTTTCTTTATCAACACTTTACAACAGAAATTATGATCAAAATTGACTTGAAGAATTCTATTTATAGCAAAAAAAACTAGCAATTCCTGAAAAGGCGAGAAGATACTTTAGGGATTTCATctttaataataatagtaattccTATCATCAGTCATTAACTTGAATGACTTCAATTTTCTATGTTGAATTTATCTCAATGACACGAAATCCTTTTTAAACGGTATTATTGATATGAAATGCATTGCGAAAGTTAAATCAATTATTGTAACACGAGATCATGTATAAAACCCAAATCTTTATTATAAGTGtcctatcaaattcccccagtAATTGCATTCTTGTTTCTTTACCAATACACAAACAAAAACATTCTTAAAGGGAAGAAACTGATGCAGCCACATAACATTCCAAGTGAGGTAAAATCTGTACCATCGAGTATCTACAACTaattcttccaaaaatcatcaaGAATGCAGCTCCTTCCCGTACCCAGAATCATAATATTCCAGGTACCAATCAACAAACTTCTTCAGCCCCGACTCCAAATCCGTTTTCGGTCTATACCCAAGCTCCCTCCTGGCATAACTGATATCAGCATGTGTGAACGAAATGTCGCCGTTTACCGGCAATGGCTGAACCTTCTTCTTTGCCTTAACCTTCAACAATCTCTCCAATGTCCGAACTAGCTTCTTGACAGTAACTGGAGACGTGTTCCCGAGATTAAACACGCGTAGTTGTGCCTTCCCCTTCTTCTTCCCTCCGCTCCCTGTACTCTTTTCTGCAGTATCCAATGCAGCCAAACAACCCTTTACTATATCATCAATGTAGGTGAAATCTCTTGCCACAGTTTCTTGATTCCGCCCTTCGAATATTGTTATGGGAGTCCTTTCTAGTATGtcctttgtgaagaagaagtaaGCCATGTCCGGACGCCCCCATGGTCCATAAACTGTGAAGAATCTGAGTCCAGTAATAGAAAGGCCGTAGATATGGTTATACGCGTGTGCGATTTCTTCCCCGGATTTCTTTGTCGCCGCGTATAAGCTCGCGGGTTGATCCGTCCTATC comes from Henckelia pumila isolate YLH828 chromosome 4, ASM3356847v2, whole genome shotgun sequence and encodes:
- the LOC140894694 gene encoding small ribosomal subunit protein uS10y, with the translated sequence MAYAAMKPTKPGLEEPLEQIHRIRITLSSKNVKNLEKVCADLVRGAKDKKLRVKGPVRMPTKVLHITTRKSPCGEGTNTWDRFELRVHKRVIDLFSSPDVVKQITSITIEPGVEVEVTIADS